One part of the Apus apus isolate bApuApu2 chromosome 23, bApuApu2.pri.cur, whole genome shotgun sequence genome encodes these proteins:
- the KLHDC8A gene encoding kelch domain-containing protein 8A has protein sequence MELANSKDFQWKTLAPLPSCRVYSTLVEAGGQVFAIGGCDDNGVPMDCFEVYSPEADQWTSLPPMPTARAGVAVVNLGKRIMVIGGVGVNQMPLKIVEMYNIDEGKWKKRNSLREAAMGISVTAKDYRVYAAGGMGSDLRPHNYLQHYDMLKDIWVSLAAMPTPRYAATSFLRGTKIYVLGGRQSKYAINAFEVFDTETRSWTKFPNIPNKRAFSRFVPTEDKLFSLGGLRQGRLYRQPKFMRTVDVFDVEQGGWMKMERSFYLKKRRADFVAGYLKGRVVVAGGLGNQPTVLESAEAFHPEKNKWESLPPMPTPRCACSSIVVRNCLLAVGGVSQGLSSAVEALCLSDS, from the exons ATGGAACTAGCTAATTCCAAAGACTTCCAGTGGAAAACCCTTGCCCCACTCCCGAGTTGCAGGGTCTACTCGACCTTGGTGGAAGCTGGTGGGCAGGTGTTTGCCATTGGGGGCTGTGATGACAATGGTGTCCCCATGGACTGCTTCGAGGTCTACTCCCCCGAGGCCGACCAGTGGACCTCGCTGCCCCCCATGCCCACAGCACGGGCAGGGGTGGCCGTGGTCAACTTGGGCAAGAGGATCATGGTGATAGGAGGGGTTGGAGTGAATCAGATGCCGCTGAAGATAGTGGAAATGTACAACATAGATGAGGGCAAGTGGAAGAAGAGGAACTCGCTGAGAGAGGCAGCCATGGGCATCTCCGTGACAGCAAAAG ACTACAGAGTTTATGCAGCTGGAGGGATGGGGTCTGACCTGAGGCCCCACAACTACCTGCAGCACTATGACATGCTCAAGGACATCTGGGTGTCACTGGCAGCCATGCCCACACCCAGGTATGCTGCCACCTCCTTCCTCCGGGGGACCAAGATCTACGTGCTGG GTGGAAGGCAGTCCAAGTACGCCATCAACGCCTTTGAAGTCTTTGACACAGAGACCAGGTCGTGGACCAAGTTTCCCAACATCCCCAACAAAAGAGCCTTCTCCAGATTCGTGCCCACAGAAGACAAACTCTTCAGTCTCGGGGGCCTGCGGCAGGGGCGGCTCTACCGGCAGCCCAAGTTCATGAGGACCGTGGACGTGTTTGACGTGGAACAAG GTGGCTGGATGAAGATGGAGCGTTCCTTCTACCTGAAGAAAAGGCGAGCAGACTTTGTGGCTGGCTACCTGAAAGGCAGAGTTGTCGTGGCTGGGGGACTAG GAAACCAGCCGACTGTCCTGGAGTCTGCAGAGGCATTCCACCCTGAGAAGAACAAGTGGGAGAGCCTGCCCCCCATGCCCACCCCACGCTGTGCCTGCTCCAGCATCGTGGTCCGGAATTGCCTTCTGGCTGTGGGTGGGGTGAGCCAGGGCCTGAGCAGTGCTGTGGAGGCTCTGTGCCTCTCTGACTCCTAg